The stretch of DNA TCAGGTCGAACAACTCCGGGTTGTCGAATGCGAATTGAATATAGAGCCTACCCATGGCAGTAAGTCTTTCCATTGGGTCCTGCACATCTGCAATGGGCGCAAACTCGGCAATCAGCTTTTGAAACGCCTGCTGATGAAGGGCAAAAAACAGCTCGTTCTTATCTTTGAAATACAGATAAATCGTAGCTGGGCTGTATTCAATGGCATCGGCAATGTTGCGAATACTGACTTTTTCGTAGCCGTTCGTCAAAAACAACTTCTGAGCGGCTTCTAAAATCAGCTTCCGCATTTCCTCTCTCTCCCGTTCTTTGCGCTCCAGAATACCCATTATTGTTCAACTTTTCGATACAAACATAATGAACACTGTTTAGTAAACAAGCAGTGTTGATATTTTTTTAAAAAAATTGAGTAAGTGGTACGTTAGGTACGCGACCTGTACGAATAATTTCTCGCTGCAACATTCCCTGCGGGTTTCTATCGTTATTTGTATAAAAAATTGTTTTCCATCTTTTTCATGAAAAAAATTGCTCTCTGGGCGGGGCTGTGGGCATGTTGCCTGACCGCCTTCGCGCAAACGGGACCAACCTCAACGTCGGCTTCCAAATATGACCCGCTCGCGCTCTTCCACCCGTTGTTCAACATGCAGCCTGGAAACGACTACCGCACAGGCAGCGGTGCACCCGGCCCGCGTTACTGGCAGAATCGCTCTGACTATCAGATCAATATCACGCTCGACGATCAGCAGAACACCGTTGCTGGTGAAGTCACAATTACATACACAAACAAATCGCCCGAAGCGTTACCCTACCTGTGGCTTCAACTCGATCAGAACGCTTTCAGCGACACGTCGCGGGCGGCTAAAACCACCCCCGTTTCAGGCGGACGATTTGGTAATCTGGGCTTCGCGGGCGGCATGACCGTAACGAGTGTGCAGGTAGAACAGGGCAAAAGTAAGTTCGTAAACGCCCCGTATGTCATTACCGATACGCGGATGCAGATTCGCCTGAGTGAAGCCGTGAAAGCAAACGGCGACGTGGTAAAAATAAAAGTAGCGTATTCATTTAAAATCCCGGAATACGGTTCCGACCGTATGGGAATGCTCCGCCGGAAAGACGGTATCATCTACGAGATTGCGCAGTGGTACCCGCGTATGTGCGTTTACGACGATGTTGAAGGCTGGAACGTACTGCCTTATCTCGGTGCCGGTGAGTTTTATCTTGATTATGGCGACTACGAATACGCCATTACAGTACCCTGGAACCACATCGTGGTAGGGTCGGGTGAGTTGCTAAACCCCGGCGAGGTACTAACTGGCGAACAAATCAGGCGGTTGGCGCAAGCCGCGAAGAGCGATAAAACCGTAATGATTCGCGATAAAAGCGAAGTAAACGACCCCGCCAGCCGCCCCAAACAGGCCGGTGTGCTGACCTGGCGGTTCCGCTGCCAGAACACCCGCGACGTAGCCTTTGCCACCTCGAAAGCGTTTGTCTGGGATGCGGCCAAAATGAACCTGCCGAGTGGTAAAACGTCGCTGGCGCAGTCGGTGTACCCTGCCGAGAGCGCAACGAACGATTCATGGGGCCGTTCAACCGAGTACGTGAAAGGCTGTATCGAGTTCTACTCAAAATACCTTTACGAATACAGCTACCCTGTGGCGACCAACGTAGCCGGTATTGTGGGTGGTATGGAATACCCCGGTATAGTGTTCTGCGACCACAAAGACAAGAAGGAGGCCCTCTGGGGCGTAACCGACCACGAGTTTGGGCATAACTGGTTCCCGATGATTGTGGGCAATAACGAGCGGAAGTTTCCGTGGATGGACGAAGGGTTCAATACATTTATCAACACCTTGTCTACCGCGAACTTCAACAACGGCGAATATGACCGCGAACGCGGTACGATGCACGACATTGCTCCAGCACTGTTTTTCCCAACCGAACCCGTGATGACCATTCCCGACGTGCAGCAATCGCGCGTACTGGGTATTCTGGCCTACTATAAACCTGGTATGGGTCTGAAACTGTTGCGTGAGTCAGTGCTTGGCCCGGAGCGGTTCGATTTTGCGTTTAAGCAGTATGTTAACCGATGGGCCTTTAAGCACCCCACTCCTTACGATTTCTTCCGAAGCATGGAAGATGGCGCGGGCGAAGACCTCGGCTGGTTCTGGCGCGGCTTCTTCTACGAGA from Spirosoma montaniterrae encodes:
- a CDS encoding TetR/AcrR family transcriptional regulator, with protein sequence MGILERKEREREEMRKLILEAAQKLFLTNGYEKVSIRNIADAIEYSPATIYLYFKDKNELFFALHQQAFQKLIAEFAPIADVQDPMERLTAMGRLYIQFAFDNPELFDLMFIMTAPIDALECREDVWEDGHRAFFVLQNAVQHCIDAGVIRHPDAQQASLVIWSMVHGLTALFLRKRMDMFGEANKKELMDNAYDLFVQTIRKGL
- a CDS encoding M1 family metallopeptidase, producing the protein MKKIALWAGLWACCLTAFAQTGPTSTSASKYDPLALFHPLFNMQPGNDYRTGSGAPGPRYWQNRSDYQINITLDDQQNTVAGEVTITYTNKSPEALPYLWLQLDQNAFSDTSRAAKTTPVSGGRFGNLGFAGGMTVTSVQVEQGKSKFVNAPYVITDTRMQIRLSEAVKANGDVVKIKVAYSFKIPEYGSDRMGMLRRKDGIIYEIAQWYPRMCVYDDVEGWNVLPYLGAGEFYLDYGDYEYAITVPWNHIVVGSGELLNPGEVLTGEQIRRLAQAAKSDKTVMIRDKSEVNDPASRPKQAGVLTWRFRCQNTRDVAFATSKAFVWDAAKMNLPSGKTSLAQSVYPAESATNDSWGRSTEYVKGCIEFYSKYLYEYSYPVATNVAGIVGGMEYPGIVFCDHKDKKEALWGVTDHEFGHNWFPMIVGNNERKFPWMDEGFNTFINTLSTANFNNGEYDRERGTMHDIAPALFFPTEPVMTIPDVQQSRVLGILAYYKPGMGLKLLRESVLGPERFDFAFKQYVNRWAFKHPTPYDFFRSMEDGAGEDLGWFWRGFFYETWKLDQGVREVKYVDGNAEKGALISIDNLEKFAMPAVVEVTESNGKKSRVSLPVEVWQRGGTWTFKHPSTSPLKSVVVDPDQKLPDINSRNNTWRAEAQ